From a single Miscanthus floridulus cultivar M001 chromosome 8, ASM1932011v1, whole genome shotgun sequence genomic region:
- the LOC136473062 gene encoding uncharacterized protein At3g49055-like: MDQPKVALQQIIGSLHSVHGILENIFDMVSDGKADRICERFHLDPNDGLKFLASEAKNIHHLATEIESNLSGRIEMQRKDISRMESKVSSLMKENQEIRNMLKVAITEKEAAENSIHTLKGDKEQGRSSILQIAEKGLHKVGFGFIMEVISAEPASQEPSTSGSTVTSNRTENEHEHISLASIVENTMKTLHSEISDLRQAFDESRSDSYHFQLLATEWAQKICKYESHIKELEERESFLVHRVEDLTLETKAVGQEATRWKEACQLEVEAGKSAIKELNQEITLLKEELGRVKTDLEAANSKIQLKEKLAASAMAAQAAADACLKLADRRSTGLQQRIEELTRQIEQEDAHGRQEIGSTHRRLRYTCWPWQRLRVISSSSRARTWFVDQNGRLLPSTEALLQTRI; this comes from the exons ATGGATCAACCAAAGGTTGCCTTGCAGCAGATTATCGGATCGCTCCACTCAGTCCATGGGATCCTGGAGAATATCTTCGACATGGTTTCTGATGGCAAAGCTGACAGAATTTGTGAGCGCTTTCATTTGGATCCCAATGATGGCCTGAAATTTCTGGCGTCAGAGGCCAAGAACATTCATCATCTAGCCACAGAGATCGAATCCAACCTCTCAGGGCGCATAGAGATGCAAAGGAAGGATATAAGTAGGATGGAGAGCAAAGTATCAAGTTTAATGAAGGAGAATCAGGAGATCCGCAATATGTTGAAGGTTGCTATAACTGAGAAAGAGGCGGCGGAGAACAGCATCCATACACTGAAGGGTGACAAGGAGCAGGGAAGAAGTTCCATCTTGCAGATTGCTGAGAAAGGATTGCACAAGGTAGGCTTTGGCTTCATCATGGAGGTGATAAGTGCTGAACCAGCAAGCCAGGAGCCGAGCACCTCAGGTTCCACTGTAACATCTAATAGAACAGAAAATGAACATGAGCACATCAGTCTG GCTAGTATAGTTGAAAACACAATGAAAACCCTGCATTCCGAGATCAGTGATCTAAGGCAGGCCTTTGACGAGTCCAg GTCAGACAGTTATCATTTCCAACTTCTTGCTACTGAATGGGCTCAGAAGATATGCAAATATGAATCACACATAAAAGAATTGGAAGAAAGGGAGAGCTTTCTGGTTCACAGG GTGGAAGACCTCACTCTAGAGACAAAAGCAGTAGGACAGGAGGCCACAAGATGGAAGGAGGCATGTCAACTGGAGGTAGAAGCTGGAAAATCTGCCATCAAAGAACTCAACCAGGAG ATTACCTTGCTCAAAGAAGAACTGGGAAGGGTAAAAACAGACTTGGAGGCTGCAAACAGCAAGATACAGCTAAAAGAGAAATTAGCAGCCAGTGCAATGGCAGCACAAGCTGCTGCAGATGCATGCCTCAAGCTTGCTGACAGAAGATCTACTGGGCTGCAACAAAGGATAGAAGAGTTGACGAGACAAATAGAACAAGAAGATGCACATGGAAGACAGGAGATAGGAAGTACTCACAGAAGATTAAGATACACCTGCTGGCCATGGCAGCGACTTCGAGTTATATCATCATCCTCTCGAGCTAGGACATGGTTTGTTGATCAGAATGGTAGATTGCTACCAAGCACAGAGGCACTTTTGCAAACAAGAATCTAA
- the LOC136473064 gene encoding uncharacterized protein yields the protein MLAASTSSPGTSASTTTSPTGPPPPPRRSRGAAPPPPRPWGSRSAPPSPGPPAPGRAARSRPGPRPRPSCTRCLLPSPRLPDPLGIADGWGDRTTLAARDIKGANLLVDVQGVVKLADFGMAKHLSTAAPNLSLKGTPYWMAPEMVQATLMKDVGYDLAVDIWSLGCTIIEMFDGKPPWSDLEGVRPSDCSKPQEL from the exons ATGTTGGCAGCGTCGACGTCGAGCCCGGGGACCTCGGCATCGACGACGACGTCTCCGacaggtcctcctcctcctccccgccgCAGCAGAGGGGCCGCTCCTCCGCCTCCGAGGCCATGGGGATCGCGGTCGGCACCCCCATCTCCAGGTCCGCCAGCTCCAGGGAGGGCGGCGCGCAGCCGCCCAGGTCCGCGTCCTCGCCCGTCCTGCACCCGCTGCCTGCTGCCCTCGCCCAGGCTGCCGGACCCGCTCGGGATAGCCGATGGGTGGGGCGACAGGACGACGCTCGCGGCCAG GGATATCAAAGGAGCAAATCTGCTAGTTGATGTTCAGGGTGTAGTCAAATTGGCTGACTTTGGAATGGCCAAGCAT TTAAGTACTGCAGCCCCTAATCTTTCACTGAAGGGAACACCATACTGGATGGCCCCAGAG ATGGTTCAAGCTACACTAATGAAAGATGTAGGCTATGATCTCGCTGTTGATATATGGAGTCTCGGCTGCACCATCATAGAGATGTTCGATGGAAAGCCTCCTTGGAGTGATCTTGAAGGG GTGAGGCCATCTGATTGCTCAAAGCCACAAGAATTGTGA